The Populus alba chromosome 4, ASM523922v2, whole genome shotgun sequence genome contains a region encoding:
- the LOC118038957 gene encoding putative disease resistance protein RGA3 — translation MAIEILKRVHSLAAARAAQGINIAWGFKGELEKLRSNLIIFQSLLKYAEERQITVDDTWRHWLDKVRDTAYQAEDVLDELGYEIIQRQLETQDSMKGKVCSFFSLSNTIAFGLRLTQELQKINERFDELGQIETAFGLRVLSAGTTPQPRFRPMTVSFSCISEVVKRRGDDVSKIINLLISSCSQQVLSVIPIVGMAGLGKTTVAKMVYREVGDRGLFDVTFWICVSDSFDVERILRGMLEQTLAENTGGITGMDAITTHLREELETKTFLLILDDVWNEDYKRWEILKDCLLKISGNNRNVVVVTTRSRRTASIMESQIACSHELKQLSNNECWSIIRKIVSVNGEWIPSELEAIGIDIAKRCGGMPLVARALGGMLFREKGKDKWSSIRDSDAFEMSRDYDQVLQILKFSFDHLPSTSLQRCFSYCSIFPKDFEIEKEKLIQLWLAEGLLGPSDGEMEDIGDRNFNDLLARSFFQDFQTDELGNVICCKMPNPVHDLALMVTKSETVIQEPDSAIDGTFITHLNLISSDERNEPVFLKNGARKLRTLFSGFLNKSWEFRSLRSLTLNDARMTELPDSICRLKHLRYLDVSRTDIKALPKSITKLYHLQTLRFSDCGLLIKLPNKMEYLVSLRHIDFSHTPADVGCLTGLRSLPFFEVGQDKGHKIEELGCLKELRGRLRIVNLDHVRDKEEAKGANLSGKKHINTLVLVWSSERESSSSSINYKDVLEGLQPHQDIRSLEIENYQGDEFPPWFLTSTLNNLVVLKLKGCKKLPPAGHPSHLKILEIEGMDVVEIIGEEFYSSGGMEVAFPCLEELKINGCPKLESIPSMSHLSSKLVRLTIRDCDALSHISGEFQASATSLKYLTIRRCSNLSSIPSLQSCIALEALSISACYNLESPIILESRSLTSVFIGWCGKASVRISWPLSYANMKELNIEICGELIFSDDLHGGEVWPSRFQSLVIRCCDQFKSVPDGLKRRLHSLVRLDISWCRNLSHIPEDFFRGLNQLKGLKIGGFSQELEAFPGMDSIQHLGGTLEELKIIGWKKLKSLPHQLQHLTSLTKLKIYGFNGEGFEEALPEWLANLSSLQELTIWECQNLKYLPSSTAMQRLSKLTRLIIRSSSLLKRNCTEGSGSEWPKISHIPHIDIP, via the coding sequence ATGGCTATTGAGATTTTGAAGAGGGTTCATTCACTTGCTGCAGCTCGTGCAGCTCAGGGGATCAATATTGCATGGGGATTTAAGGGAGAGCTGGAAAAGCTGAGGTCGAACTTGATCATTTTTCAATCATTGCTAAAATATGCTGAAGAAAGACAAATTACGGTTGATGATACGTGGAGGCATTGGTTGGATAAGGTTCGAGACACAGCTTACCAAGCTGAAGATGTGCTGGATGAGCTTGGTTATGAGATTATTCAACGGCAGCTAGAGACTCAAGACAGTATGAAAGGGAAGGTATGTagcttcttctctctctccaaCACAATAGCATTTGGTCTGaggttgacccaagaacttcaAAAGATCAATGAGCGCTTTGATGAGCTTGGACAAATAGAAACTGCGTTTGGGCTTAGAGTTCTATCTGCAGGTACAACTCCTCAACCTAGATTCCGCCCAATGACAGTCTCTTTCTCATGCATCTCAGAAGTTGTCAAACGAAGGGGCGATGATGTCTCTAAAATTATTAACTTGTTGATTAGTTCTTGCAGCCAACAAGTTCTTTCTGTCATTCCTATAGTGGGAATGGCCGGGCTCGGAAAGACTACTGTAGCAAAAATGGTGTACCGAGAAGTTGGAGATCGAGGACTTTTTGATGTAACATTTTGGATTTGTGTTTCTGATAGTTTTGACGTTGAAAGGATTTTACGAGGAATGCTGGAGCAAACTCTTGCTGAAAACACTGGTGGGATAACTGGAATGGATGCAATAACGACACATCTTCGAGAAGAGTTAGAGACTAAAACATTTCTTCTCATACTTGATGATGTGTGGAACGAAGATTATAAGAGGTGGGAGATTTTAAAGGATTGTCTATTAAAAATTAGTGGTAATAATAggaatgttgttgttgttactacTCGTAGTAGACGAACAGCATCAATAATGGAGAGTCAGATTGCATGTAGTCATGAGCTGAAACAACTGTCAAATAATGAATGCTGGTCAATTATTAGGAAAATAGTGTCTGTAAATGGAGAGTGGATTCCTTCAGAATTGGAGGCTATCGGAATAGATATTGCAAAAAGGTGTGGGGGGATGCCATTAGTTGCTAGAGCCTTAGGGGGGATGTTGTTTCGTGAAAAGGGCAAGGATAAATGGAGTTCAATAAGAGACAGTGATGCTTTTGAGATGTCAAGAGACTATGATCAAGTTttacaaatattgaaatttagtTTCGATCATTTGCCTTCTACTTCTCTGCAACGGTGTTTTTCTTATTGTTCTATTTTTCCAAAAGATTTTGAGATTGAAAAGGAGAAACTGATTCAGCTTTGGTTGGCTGAAGGGTTGCTTGGGCCATCTGATGGAGAGATGGAAGATATAGGTGATAGAAACTTTAATGACCTGCTTGCACGTTCGTTTTTCCAAGATTTCCAAACGGATGAGCTTGGGAATGTAATCTGTTGCAAGATGCCCAATCCTGTGCACGATCTAGCTTTGATGGTGACAAAATCGGAGACAGTGATTCAGGAGCCTGATTCAGCTATAGACGGTACATTTATCACACATCTAAATCTCATTTCTTCTGATGAGAGAAATGAACCAGTATTTCTAAAGAATGGTGCTAGAAAATTGCGTACATTATTCTCAGGATTCCTTAACAAGTCTTGGGAATTCAGAAGTTTGCGAAGTCTGACCTTGAATGATGCTCGTATGACAGAGTTGCCAGATTCAATTTGCAGGCTGAAACATTTGAGATATCTCGACGTTTCACGAACAGATATCAAAGCACTTCCAAAATCCATCACGAAGCTCTATCATTTGCAAACCTTAAGATTCAGCGACTGCGGGTTACTCATAAAGCTTCCCAACAAAATGGAATATTTGGTAAGCTTGAGACATATTGACTTTAGTCATACGCCAGCTGATGTTGGATGCTTAACTGGTCTTCGATCACTGCCATTCTTTGAAGTGGGTCAGGACAAGGGCCACAAAATTGAAGAACTGGGATGCTTGAAGGAACTAAGAGGGAGGTTGAGAATAGTCAATCTGGATCATGTAAGAGACAAAGAAGAAGCCAAGGGAGCAAACCTGTctggaaaaaaacatattaacacaTTGGTATTGGTATGGAGTTCAGAAAGAGAAAGCAGCAGCTCCAGCATCAATTACAAGGATGTGTTGGAAGGCCTCCAGCCTCACCAAGACATACGAAGCTTAGAGATTGAGAATTATCAGGGTGATGAATTCCCACCATGGTTTTTGACGTCAACACTCAATAATTTGGTGGTGCTGAAATTGAAAGGCTGTAAAAAACTTCCTCCAGCAGGACATCCTTctcatcttaaaattcttgagATAGAAGGAATGGATGTTGTGGAGATAATAGGTGAGGAGTTTTATAGCAGTGGTGGAATGGAAGTAGCATTTCCTTGCCTGGAAGAGTTGAAAATTAATGGGTGTCCCAAGTTAGAAAGCATTCCATCCATGAGCCATCTTTCATCAAAACTTGTAAGATTGACAATCAGAGACTGTGATGCATTGAGTCATATATCTGGCGAATTCCAAGCCTCTGCGACATCTCTTAAATATTTAACCATAAGGCGTTGTTCCAATCTGTCATCCATTCCAAGCCTTCAAAGCTGCATAGCTCTGGAGGCATTGTCTATTTCTGCGTGCTACAATCTGGAATCGCCTATTATTCTAGAATCGCGTTCTCTTACAAGTGTATTCATTGGTTGGTGTGGAAAAGCAAGTGTTCGAATTAGTTGGCCACTATCCTACGCAAATATGAAGGAATTGAATATCGAGATCTGCGGGGAGCTTATCTTCTCTGATGATTTACATGGAGGAGAAGTGTGGCCTTCTCGTTTTCAATCACTAGTCATTAGATGCTGTGATCAATTCAAGTCAGTTCCCGATGGTTTAAAAAGAAGACTGCATTCTCTTGTTCGATTAGATATCAGCTGGTGTCGAAATTTAAGTCATATTCCGGAAGATTTCTTTCGCGGCCTCAACCAATTGAAGGGATTGAAAATCGGTGGTTTCTCGCAGGAATTGGAGGCATTTCCTGGAATGGATTCAATCCAACACCTAGGTGGCACCCTTGAAGAGCTTAAGATAATTGGGTGGAAGAAACTGAAGAGTCTACCACATCAACTTCAACACCTCACCTCCCTTACGAAATTAAAGATCTATGGTTTCAACGGAGAGGGATTTGAGGAAGCATTGCCAGAATGGTTGgccaacctttcttctcttcaaGAGCTTACAATTTGGGAATGTCAGAATCTCAAGTATCTGCCAAGTTCAACAGCCATGCAACGCCTCTCCAAACTAACACGTCTGATAATTAGGAGCAGTTCGCTTTTGAAGCGAAATTGCACGGAGGGCAGTGGGTCTGAGTGGCCCAAGATTTCTCATATCCCACATATCGATATACCATAG
- the LOC118038956 gene encoding uncharacterized protein, which produces MSSRKQQERQMLESIYSMIALVFILVTCMELCDAATVVDVYRLIQYDISGAQFGSRFATLNHHAGSLHLPPGVDLSRTVVIIPVRELNITLVKEFIAQRKPLGGLLFLLPQMLNFENRDPTSESKYQIHEKKLTKNVLVELERLLIHANIPYPVYFAFEDDEIDAVLADVKRNDASGQPATATTGSYKLVVSAPEPKRIASPAITNIQGWLPGLKADGDPNQLPTIAIVASYDTFGTAPALSVGSDSNGSGIVALLEIARLFSLLYSNPKTRGRYNLLFGLTSGGPYNYNGTHKWLRSFDQRLRESIDYAICLNSIGSWDNKLWIHVSKPPENAFIKQIFEGFSTVAEELGIEVSLKHKKINISNPRVAWEHEQFSKLRVTAATLTELSAPPELLEMTGGLSDSRHFVNEDAIVRSIKLVAESIARHVYGYQGKNIQIFADDTSLAVNAPYIRSWLDLLSQTPRVAPFLSKNDPFVMALKKELEDHTHEVNVQHEVLDGMFTIYDSTKAKLNIYQVASVTFDLLLLLVLGSYLIILFTFLVITTRGLDDLISLFRRPPSRKVKAA; this is translated from the exons ATGTCGTCAAGGAAACAGCAAGAGCGTCAAATGCTAGAATCAATCTACTCAATGATCGCTCTCGTCTTCATCCTTGTCACCTGCATGGAGCTCTGTGACGCAGCAACTGTCGTCGACGTCTACCGCTTAATCCAATACGATATCTCCGGAGCTCAGTTCGGATCGCGTTTTGCCACTTTGAACCACCACGCCGGCTCCTTGCATCTCCCTCCCGGCGTCGATCTTTCTCGCACTGTCGTCATCATTCCTGTTCGTGAATTGAATATCACTTTGGTTAAAG AGTTTATTGCGCAAAGAAAACCGCTGGGaggattattatttttgctgCCGCAAAtgcttaattttgaaaatagagACCCCACGTCTGAGAGCAAGTATCAAATACATGAGAAGAAGTTGACAAAGAATGTTTTGGTGGAGCTTGAACGATTGCTTATTCATGCCAATATTCCC TATCCGGTATATTTTGCTTTTgaggatgatgaaattgatgcTGTGTTGGCTGATGTCAAGAGGAATGATGCCTCTGGTCAGCCTGCTACTGCGACAACTGGCAG CTACAAGCTTGTTGTCTCAGCACCAGAACCTAAGAGAATTGCATCTCCTGCCATCACAAACATTCAG GGGTGGTTGCCAGGGCTGAAAGCAGATGGAGATCCGAATCAACTTCCAACTATTGCTATTGTAGCATCATATGATACTTTTGGAACTGCACCT GCATTATCTGTTGGAAGTGATAGCAATGGGAGTGGCATTGTGGCTCTTCTTGAAATAGCTAGGTTATTTTCACTTCTTTATTCTAATCCAAAGACAAGAGGACGGTATAATTTACTTTTTGGGCTAACATCCGGTGGACCTTATAACTACAATGGAACCCACAAG TGGCTTCGGAGCTTTGATCAACGTCTACGAGAAAGCATCGATTATGCTATTTGCTTGAATAGCATTGGCTCATGGGACAACAAATTGTGGATTCATGTGTCCAagcctcctgagaatgcctttattaaacaaatatttgaa GGTTTCTCTACTGTAGCAGAAGAGCTGGGCATTGAAGTTAGTTTGAAgcacaagaaaattaatatCTCAAATCCTCGA GTAGCTTGGGAGCACGAGCAGTTTTCAAAGCTGAGGGTCACGGCTGCTACCCTTACCGAACTTTCTGCACCACCTGAACTGTTAGAAATGACTGGAGGTCTATCTGACAGCAG ACATTTTGTAAATGAAGATGCAATAGTTAGAAGTATCAAGCTAGTTGCTGAGAGTATCGCG AGGCATGTCTATGGTTACCAAGGGAAAAACATTCAAATCTTTGCGGATGACACTAGTTTGGCTGTCAATGCTCCTTACATAAGATCCTGGTTGGATCTTTTGTCACAAACACCTCGAGTGGCACCATTTCTATCAAAGAATGACCCATTTGTTATGGCACTGAAAAAG GAATTAGAAGATCATACTCATGAAGTAAATGTGCAACACGAGGTGCTCGATGGGATGTTCACAATCTATGACTCAACTAAAGCTAAACTAAACATATACcag GTTGCTAGTGTAACATTCGACTTGCTGTTGCTTCTAGTGCTAGGATCATATTTGATTatacttttcacttttcttgtcaTCACAACAAGG GGTCTTGATGATCTCATAAGTTTATTCCGACGGCCTCCCTCTCGTAAGGTGAAAGCAGCATGA
- the LOC118038955 gene encoding ruvB-like protein 1 — protein MNIEEVQSTAKKQRIATHTHIRGLGLEPSGRAIDMAAGFVGQKEAREAAGLVVDMIKQKKMAGRALLLAGPPGTGKTALALGVSQELGTKVPFCPMVGSEVYSSEVKKTEVLMENFRRAIGLRIKENKEVYEGEVTELSPEETESLTGGYGKSIGSVIIGLKTIKGTKQLRLEASIYDALIKEKVAVGDVIYIEANSGAVKRVGRSDAFATEFDLEAEEYVPLPKGEVSKKKEIVQDVTLHDLDAANARPQGGQDILSLMGQMMKPRKTEITDKLRQEINKVVNGFIDKGTAELVPGVLFIDEVHMLDMECFSYLNRALESSLSPIVIFATNRGICNVRGTDMNSPHGIPVDLLDRLVIIRTQTYGPAEMIQILAIRAQVEELHIDEESLADLGEIGQRTSLRHAVQLLSPASIVAKLNGREEICKADLDEVCALYLDAKSSAKLLQDQQEKYIS, from the exons ATGAATATCGAAGAGGTACAGTCCACTGCCAAGAAACAGAGAATAGCTACGCACACTCACATCAGAGGCCTTGGCCTTGAG CCTAGTGGAAGAGCCATTGATATGGCTGCTGGATTTGTGGGCCAGAAAGAGGCTAGAGAAGCAGCTGGGCTTGTAGTCGATATGATAAAGCAGAAGAAGATGGCTGGCCGTGCTCTCCTCTTAGCTGGGCCTCCAGGAACTGGAAAGACAGCTTTGGCTCTTGGAGTTTCCCAGGAACTTGGAACTAAG GTTCCATTTTGTCCAATGGTTGGATCCGAAGTATACTCATCTGAAGTTAAGAAAACTGAGGTATTGATGGAAAATTTTCGAAGGGCTATTGGACTACGTATCAAGGAGAATAAAGAGGTCTACGAGGGAGAG GTGACTGAACTCTCTCCAGAAGAAACTGAAAGTTTAACTGGTGGCTACGGTAAAAGCATTGGTAGTGTAATTATTGGGCTAAAAACCATCAAAGGAACAAAGCAACTACGATTGGAAGCCAGTATTTATGATGCCTTGATCAAGGAGAAG gTAGCTGTGGGAGATGTTATATACATTGAAGCAAATAGTGGAGCAGTCAAAAGAGTGGGTCGAAGTGATGCTTTTGCTACAGAATTCGACCTTGAAGCAGAGGAGTATGTCCCGCTTCCTAAGGGAGAAGTTAGCAAAAAGAAGGAGATAGTTCAG GATGTAACTCTGCATGATTTAGATGCTGCCAATGCAAGGCCTCAAGGTGGGCAAGATATATTGTCTCTAATGGGCCAAATGATGAAGCCTAGAAAAACAGAAATCACTGATAAGCTACGACAGGAAATAAATAAG GTTGTTAATGGATTTATTGATAAGGGTACTGCAGAGCTTGTTCCTGGAGTTCTATTCATTGACGAG gTACATATGCTGGATATGGAGTGCTTTTCATACTTGAATCGTGCTTTGGAGAGCTCGCTGTCGCCCATAGTGATCTTTGCTACAAATAGAGGAATATGTAACGTAAG AGGGACAGATATGAATAGTCCTCATGGCATCCCTGTTGACTTGTTGGATCGGCTGGTGATTATCCGAACACAAACTTATGGTCCTGCTGAGATGATACAG ATTTTAGCAATTCGTGCACAGGTGGAGGAACTGCACATAGATGAAGAGAGTCTAGCTGACCTCGGAGAGATTGGGCAACGCACATCCTTGAG GCATGCGGTTCAGCTATTATCACCCGCCAGCATTGTGGCAAAACTGAATGGTCGAGAAGAGATATGCAAG GCGGATCTCGACGAAGTGTGTGCATTGTATCTGGATGCCAAGTCATCGGCCAAGCTACTTCAGGATCAGCAGGAGAAGTACATTTCGTGA